A single window of Bacteroidales bacterium DNA harbors:
- the rpsL gene encoding 30S ribosomal protein S12 yields MPTINQLVRKGRKQIKTKSKYPAMLTTLDTLHRKRTTLKKGAPFKRGVCLKVTTTTPKKPNSALRKIARVRLSNGMEVTAYIPGMGHNLQEHSIVLLKAGRTSDLPGVRYKVVRGVYDAQGVEGRKQSRSSYGTKKEKK; encoded by the coding sequence ATGCCAACAATCAATCAATTAGTTAGAAAAGGAAGAAAACAGATTAAAACTAAGAGTAAATATCCGGCTATGCTTACTACTTTGGATACTTTGCATCGGAAAAGAACTACTCTTAAAAAAGGAGCTCCCTTTAAAAGAGGAGTGTGTTTAAAGGTGACCACCACTACTCCTAAAAAGCCGAATTCAGCTTTACGAAAAATTGCTCGTGTAAGACTTTCTAACGGAATGGAAGTTACAGCTTATATCCCGGGGATGGGACATAATTTACAAGAGCACTCTATTGTTTTATTAAAAGCCGGCCGAACCTCAGATTTACCGGGTGTTCGTTATAAGGTTGTGCGTGGAGTTTATGATGCTCAGGGAGTTGAAGGAAGGAAGCAGTCTCGAAGTTCTTACGGAACCAAGAAAGAAAAGAAATAA
- the rpsG gene encoding 30S ribosomal protein S7, translating into MRGKQAPKRKIDGDLKYNDTDIAKFINYIMERGKKAVAQKIVYDAFDIIKDKTKQDPRHVFNKALKKISPLLEVRGKRVGGANYQVPYQVRGDRRFNLGCRWLIESSKERKGKPMYYKLAQEILAAAEGEGAAVRKKETVQKQAEANKAFAHFAR; encoded by the coding sequence ATGCGAGGAAAACAAGCGCCAAAAAGAAAAATAGATGGAGATCTTAAATATAATGATACTGATATTGCTAAATTTATTAACTACATTATGGAAAGAGGCAAAAAGGCAGTAGCTCAGAAAATTGTTTATGATGCTTTTGATATTATAAAGGATAAAACGAAGCAAGACCCTCGTCATGTTTTTAATAAAGCTTTAAAAAAAATTTCCCCCTTACTTGAAGTAAGAGGAAAAAGAGTTGGTGGAGCAAATTATCAGGTTCCGTATCAAGTTCGAGGAGATAGACGTTTTAATCTAGGTTGTCGTTGGTTGATTGAATCTTCTAAAGAACGAAAAGGGAAACCGATGTATTATAAATTGGCTCAGGAAATTTTGGCTGCTGCTGAAGGTGAAGGAGCTGCTGTTAGAAAGAAGGAAACTGTGCAGAAGCAGGCTGAGGCCAATAAAGCTTTTGCTCATTTTGCTAGATAA